A region from the Bradyrhizobium erythrophlei genome encodes:
- a CDS encoding aromatic ring-hydroxylating oxygenase subunit alpha gives MNVPVRMISETASPDAALIDDWHVIAFSKDVPAGKVVAATLLGEDLILWRDASGKLHVWKDLCIHRGARLSKGWIANDTVVCPYHGWRYDGSAKCVLVPAAPDQPPPLKARAFPHLAEERYGMVWASLGEPKHPVPTFPEWDDVSFRKFNTGPYFFKANGFRSVENFIDATHFPFVHRGLNGVEDAPDKVEDYKVFEDENGISTSGIRVFQPYGDHRQVPVNATYTYRVFRPLVAYFSKQVEIADRDKRHFGGPDDRFCTFLTAQPVDEVNCIIRLCVAINFGENLNEEDIQRRQDMVFSQDKDIVETQRPERIPVDLRAEIHHRTDKFGVAYRRWLGALGLTYGTA, from the coding sequence ATGAATGTTCCAGTGCGGATGATATCAGAGACCGCCAGCCCGGACGCTGCCCTAATCGATGACTGGCACGTTATCGCCTTCAGCAAGGACGTTCCTGCAGGAAAGGTCGTCGCCGCGACGTTACTGGGCGAAGATCTGATCTTGTGGCGCGACGCTTCGGGAAAGCTCCACGTCTGGAAGGATCTCTGCATTCATCGCGGCGCGCGGCTTTCCAAGGGATGGATCGCCAACGACACGGTGGTTTGTCCCTATCACGGCTGGCGTTACGACGGTTCGGCGAAATGCGTTCTGGTTCCTGCCGCACCTGACCAACCGCCGCCGCTGAAGGCGCGGGCTTTCCCTCATCTCGCCGAAGAACGTTACGGAATGGTCTGGGCATCACTGGGTGAGCCGAAACATCCGGTTCCAACCTTCCCCGAATGGGATGACGTCAGTTTCCGCAAATTCAACACCGGACCTTATTTCTTCAAGGCCAACGGATTTCGTTCTGTCGAGAACTTCATCGATGCAACGCATTTTCCGTTTGTTCACCGCGGTCTGAACGGCGTCGAGGATGCGCCGGACAAAGTAGAGGATTACAAGGTCTTCGAGGATGAAAACGGCATCAGCACCAGCGGTATTCGTGTCTTTCAACCATACGGCGATCATCGTCAGGTTCCGGTGAACGCAACTTATACCTACCGGGTATTTCGTCCCCTGGTGGCCTATTTCTCCAAGCAGGTGGAAATCGCAGATCGCGACAAGCGTCATTTCGGCGGTCCGGATGATCGGTTCTGCACGTTTCTTACCGCGCAGCCGGTCGATGAAGTGAACTGCATCATTCGCCTTTGCGTGGCCATCAACTTCGGCGAGAATCTCAACGAGGAAGATATTCAGCGGCGGCAGGATATGGTCTTCTCCCAGGACAAGGATATTGTCGAAACCCAGCGGCCCGAGCGGATTCCGGTCGATCTGCGCGCCGAAATTCACCACCGCACCGACAAATTTGGAGTTGCCTATCGCCGCTGGCTCGGCGCCCTGGGTCTCACATACGGCACAGCTTGA
- the ggt gene encoding gamma-glutamyltransferase, with translation MKIPLTAIDPESSPNMTRPTTLAMNGMVTSPHYLASQSGLRILQQGGNAIEAAIAAAATVAVVYPQANSIGGDNFWLISKDGQSAPLALNASGRSGTKATLAHYREHEVSAIPARGYLAANTVPGAVSGWDAAYKHSVGRLGGKIAWKELLSDAVGYARNGVPVSSHQDLRGLVDFDAADKNFGNLQRFPEMKRHFCKPDGSPLRAGDVMRQSDLGATLELIGKEGASAFYKGDIAKAITSELLANGGVLTEEDFANHTADWVDPISVPYRGYTAYNLPPNTQGMAALGILNILNNFDLARVEDGSAGFYHLMAEAVKAAFADRDEWLTDPTFVDIPLNRLLSRAHGRAQADKIKQSVCAASSASVIKGGDTVWIGVMDKHGNSVSLIQSVCDGFGSGIMPAGTGVHLQNRGKYFVLDETSANRLQPRKRCFHTLIAGMLFKDGAPDLLYGTMGGEGQPQTQAAIVARIIDYKMSPQQAIEAPRWLQGRMLDLSQPGTLLNLEGRVRDDVVLELRRLGHRINLTPDYSDIMGHAGAILIDRSTGVMKGGADPRGDGAAVGF, from the coding sequence GTGAAGATCCCTCTTACCGCAATTGACCCTGAAAGTTCCCCGAATATGACGCGACCGACAACCTTGGCGATGAACGGAATGGTGACATCGCCGCACTATCTCGCTTCGCAATCTGGACTACGTATCCTTCAGCAGGGCGGCAACGCCATCGAGGCCGCGATTGCTGCAGCCGCGACGGTTGCGGTGGTCTATCCGCAGGCCAACAGCATTGGCGGGGACAATTTCTGGCTGATCTCGAAAGACGGCCAGTCGGCGCCACTTGCGCTCAATGCCTCGGGCCGTTCCGGAACCAAGGCGACGCTCGCGCACTACCGCGAGCACGAGGTCTCGGCGATTCCGGCGCGGGGATATCTCGCCGCGAATACTGTTCCGGGAGCGGTTTCCGGCTGGGACGCTGCATATAAGCACAGCGTCGGCAGGCTGGGCGGCAAGATCGCCTGGAAGGAGTTATTGTCGGACGCGGTTGGGTACGCGCGAAATGGCGTTCCGGTTTCGTCGCATCAGGATCTGCGTGGACTGGTGGACTTTGACGCCGCAGATAAGAACTTTGGAAATTTGCAGCGGTTTCCGGAAATGAAACGGCACTTCTGCAAGCCCGATGGCAGTCCGTTGCGTGCCGGTGATGTCATGCGCCAATCCGATCTCGGCGCAACGCTCGAATTGATCGGCAAAGAGGGTGCCAGCGCCTTTTACAAGGGCGATATCGCGAAGGCGATCACATCAGAATTGCTGGCCAACGGTGGGGTACTGACGGAAGAGGATTTCGCCAATCACACTGCCGACTGGGTTGATCCGATTTCAGTGCCCTACCGTGGCTATACGGCGTACAATCTGCCGCCGAACACGCAAGGCATGGCGGCTCTTGGCATTCTGAACATCCTCAACAATTTCGATCTCGCGCGCGTCGAGGACGGTTCGGCCGGGTTCTATCATCTGATGGCCGAGGCTGTGAAGGCTGCGTTCGCCGACCGCGACGAGTGGCTGACTGATCCAACGTTCGTAGATATCCCGCTCAACCGACTGCTGTCCCGTGCTCACGGCAGGGCGCAAGCCGACAAAATCAAGCAATCGGTTTGCGCCGCATCGAGTGCGTCCGTCATCAAGGGTGGCGATACGGTCTGGATCGGCGTCATGGATAAGCACGGCAATTCAGTGTCGCTTATACAAAGCGTCTGCGACGGATTTGGTTCGGGGATCATGCCTGCCGGAACCGGCGTGCACCTGCAAAATCGCGGCAAATATTTCGTTCTTGATGAAACCTCGGCCAATCGGCTTCAACCGCGCAAGCGATGTTTCCATACGCTTATCGCAGGAATGCTGTTCAAGGACGGGGCGCCGGACCTTTTATACGGGACGATGGGCGGGGAGGGCCAACCGCAAACGCAAGCGGCCATCGTCGCGCGGATCATCGATTACAAGATGTCACCCCAACAGGCAATCGAGGCACCGCGCTGGCTGCAGGGCCGCATGCTCGATTTGTCGCAACCTGGAACGCTGCTGAATCTCGAGGGACGCGTACGCGATGACGTCGTCCTCGAACTTCGGCGGCTTGGCCATCGGATCAATTTGACGCCGGATTACTCCGACATCATGGGACATGCTGGCGCGATCCTCATTGATCGATCGACCGGTGTGATGAAGGGCGGTGCAGACCCCCGCGGCGATGGAGCGGCTGTCGGATTTTGA